A genomic window from Pyxidicoccus trucidator includes:
- a CDS encoding antibiotic biosynthesis monooxygenase family protein, with the protein MIVAISRFRPAPEDTERLVARFQERARRVDAYEGFLGLEVLRSFERSPELLLVTRWRDREAMRAYFQSEDFQRAKEASAEQEGATFAIYEVVGT; encoded by the coding sequence ATGATTGTCGCCATCTCCCGCTTCCGCCCGGCGCCCGAGGACACCGAGCGCCTGGTCGCCCGCTTCCAGGAGCGCGCCCGCCGCGTGGACGCCTACGAGGGCTTCCTGGGCCTGGAGGTGCTGCGCTCCTTCGAGCGCTCGCCGGAGTTGCTGCTGGTGACGCGCTGGCGTGACAGGGAGGCGATGCGTGCCTACTTCCAGTCCGAGGACTTCCAGCGGGCGAAGGAGGCCAGCGCCGAGCAGGAGGGCGCCACCTTCGCCATCTACGAGGTGGTGGGCACTTGA
- a CDS encoding THUMP domain-containing class I SAM-dependent RNA methyltransferase — protein sequence MAERIALFATAARGTEDLLAEELKELGARRIRQDRGGVRFMATLDEALMVSLWSRIAMRVLYPLGTFEAHGAEGLYEAALSIPWEEHLNPDTTFAVDATLKDSEHSHSGFVALKVKDAIVDRIRNAVGARPDVNTRNPDVSVVAHLARETLSLSLDLCGEPLHRRGYRVRPTPAPLKETLAAALLRAASYTGEEAVVDPMCGSGTLLIEAGLIARKRAPGLNRDFAVERWPELGTRARELLADMRADARRNERKVTVPLLGFDKDPEALDAAIRNVRAAKLSEEIQLAEGDATQLPKLPDSGGLLITNPPYGDRLGSGGQKGMKSFYYKLGESLRVPGWRVWVLSGNTAFESAFHSRPSMKRDMWNGPIACTLLGYRPPVGSGFSQREDGSEAPLRVPHQSADVAPVRPQHEGEEDS from the coding sequence ATGGCTGAACGCATTGCCCTCTTCGCTACCGCCGCCCGAGGCACCGAGGACCTCCTCGCCGAGGAACTGAAGGAACTCGGAGCCCGCCGCATCCGCCAGGACCGCGGCGGCGTGCGCTTCATGGCCACGCTCGACGAGGCGCTGATGGTGAGCCTCTGGTCCCGCATCGCCATGCGCGTGCTCTACCCACTGGGCACCTTCGAGGCCCACGGCGCGGAGGGGCTCTACGAAGCCGCGCTGAGCATCCCCTGGGAGGAGCACCTCAACCCGGACACCACCTTCGCGGTGGATGCCACGCTGAAGGACAGCGAGCACAGCCACTCGGGCTTCGTCGCGCTCAAGGTGAAGGACGCCATCGTCGACCGCATCCGCAACGCGGTGGGTGCCCGGCCGGACGTGAATACGCGAAACCCGGACGTGAGCGTGGTGGCGCACCTGGCGCGCGAGACGCTGTCGCTCTCGCTGGACTTGTGCGGCGAGCCCCTGCACCGCCGGGGCTACCGCGTGCGCCCCACCCCCGCGCCCCTCAAGGAGACGCTGGCCGCGGCCCTGCTGCGCGCCGCGAGCTACACCGGAGAGGAAGCGGTGGTGGACCCGATGTGCGGCTCGGGCACGCTGCTCATCGAGGCGGGCCTCATCGCCCGGAAGCGGGCGCCCGGCCTCAACCGCGACTTCGCGGTGGAGCGCTGGCCGGAGCTGGGGACGCGGGCACGCGAGCTGCTCGCGGACATGCGCGCGGACGCCCGGCGCAACGAGCGCAAGGTGACGGTGCCGCTGCTGGGCTTCGACAAGGACCCGGAGGCCCTGGACGCCGCCATCCGCAACGTGCGCGCGGCGAAGCTGTCGGAGGAAATCCAGCTCGCCGAGGGCGACGCGACGCAGCTTCCAAAGCTGCCCGACAGCGGCGGCCTGCTCATCACCAACCCGCCTTATGGAGACCGGCTGGGCTCGGGCGGGCAGAAGGGCATGAAGAGCTTCTATTACAAGCTGGGCGAGTCGCTCCGCGTGCCGGGCTGGCGCGTCTGGGTGCTCTCCGGCAACACGGCCTTCGAGAGCGCCTTCCACTCGCGTCCGTCCATGAAGCGGGACATGTGGAACGGCCCCATCGCCTGCACGCTGCTGGGCTACCGGCCCCCGGTCGGCTCCGGGTTCTCCCAGCGGGAGGACGGCTCAGAAGCGCCGCTCCGTGTGCCGCATCAGTCGGCCGATGTTGCTCCGGTGCGTCCACAGCATGAGGGCGAAGAGGACAGCTGA
- a CDS encoding DUF4920 domain-containing protein → MNSLRTSLMLLVAVPLVALAGDKTPAKATKAAEGDCHHPAAPQAAKAEAPAAKAETAAAPAAAAPAAAPAQDGWKLTRGEPLKGAKAVKLADVLAKPQAHDGKTVLVEGTVRKACERKGCWMELATDTKDKSPGVRVTFKDYGFFVPLDSAGSQARVEGVLKLAELSDSRAQHYESEGAIVPRGADGKPREVQLVATGVELRR, encoded by the coding sequence ATGAACTCGCTCCGCACGTCCCTGATGCTGCTGGTCGCCGTTCCCCTGGTCGCGCTCGCGGGTGACAAGACGCCCGCCAAGGCCACCAAGGCCGCCGAGGGTGACTGTCACCACCCCGCCGCCCCGCAGGCCGCCAAGGCCGAGGCTCCCGCCGCCAAGGCGGAGACGGCCGCCGCGCCTGCCGCCGCCGCGCCCGCCGCCGCTCCGGCCCAGGATGGCTGGAAGCTCACCCGGGGCGAGCCCCTCAAGGGCGCCAAGGCGGTGAAGCTCGCGGACGTGCTGGCGAAGCCCCAGGCGCACGACGGCAAGACGGTGCTGGTCGAGGGCACGGTCCGCAAGGCGTGCGAGCGCAAGGGCTGCTGGATGGAGCTGGCGACCGACACCAAGGACAAGAGCCCCGGCGTCCGGGTGACGTTCAAGGACTACGGCTTCTTCGTGCCGCTGGACTCGGCCGGCTCCCAGGCGCGCGTGGAGGGCGTGCTGAAGCTCGCCGAGCTGAGCGACAGCCGCGCCCAGCACTACGAGTCCGAGGGCGCCATCGTCCCGCGCGGCGCGGACGGCAAGCCCCGCGAGGTACAGCTGGTGGCGACGGGCGTCGAGCTGCGCCGCTGA
- a CDS encoding radical SAM protein translates to MEGRYSLIEHVSSLLADEQGTLYKAAPYRVALCYPSPYHVGMSSLGFQAIYREVHEHPGATAERVFLPDDVEAFKKTRTPLFTWESRNAVSSFDMLAFSVAYELELTGLFSLLELAGLPLLAEERRDGGYPLVVAGGPLTFSNPDPLEPFVDVLVQGEAEDLIHVLVDAASSIDDRESLLAHLARIPGLRVPGRGGTRYHVAKATDARLPARSQIVTPHTELRSMFLIEPERGCSRGCHYCVMRRTTNGGMRTVPPERVLSLIPETAKRVGLVGAAVTDHPRIVELLRTIVDSGREVGVSSLRADRLTQELVDQLRRGGATNLTVAADGASQRMRDLVDRKHSEEQIIRAATFARTAGMRQLKVYNVVGLPFEGDEDIDELIRFTSELSRILPVALGVAPFVAKRNTPLDGAPFAGIREVEGRLERLRKGLRGRAEVRPTSARWAWVEYMLAQCGPEGGLAAMDAWRAGGSFAAWKRAFEARGCEPYMARRVADGRRNPVLWPTVPKVAPPEVSPPASAA, encoded by the coding sequence TTGGAGGGCCGTTACTCACTCATCGAACACGTCAGCTCACTGCTGGCGGACGAGCAGGGCACGCTCTACAAGGCGGCGCCCTACCGGGTGGCCCTCTGCTATCCGAGCCCCTACCACGTGGGCATGAGCTCGCTTGGCTTCCAGGCCATCTACCGGGAGGTGCATGAGCATCCCGGGGCCACGGCGGAGCGGGTCTTCCTCCCGGATGACGTGGAGGCCTTCAAGAAGACGCGCACGCCGCTCTTCACCTGGGAGTCGCGCAACGCCGTCTCCAGCTTCGACATGCTGGCCTTCTCGGTGGCCTACGAACTGGAGCTGACGGGCCTCTTCTCCCTGCTGGAGCTGGCGGGGCTTCCCCTGCTGGCGGAGGAGCGCCGGGACGGTGGCTACCCGCTGGTGGTGGCCGGAGGCCCGCTGACGTTCTCCAATCCGGATCCGCTGGAGCCCTTCGTGGACGTGCTCGTCCAGGGAGAGGCCGAGGACCTCATCCACGTCCTGGTGGACGCGGCGTCTTCCATCGACGACCGCGAGTCCCTGCTGGCCCACCTGGCGCGCATCCCTGGCCTGCGGGTGCCGGGGCGGGGCGGCACGCGGTACCACGTCGCCAAGGCGACGGACGCCCGGCTGCCGGCCCGCTCGCAGATTGTCACGCCGCACACCGAGCTGCGCTCCATGTTCCTCATCGAGCCGGAGCGGGGCTGCTCGCGGGGCTGCCACTACTGCGTCATGCGGCGGACCACCAACGGGGGCATGCGGACGGTGCCGCCGGAGCGGGTGCTGTCGCTCATCCCCGAGACGGCGAAGCGGGTGGGACTGGTGGGCGCCGCGGTGACGGACCACCCCCGCATCGTCGAATTGCTGCGCACCATCGTCGACTCGGGCCGCGAGGTGGGCGTGTCCTCGCTGAGGGCGGATCGGCTGACGCAGGAGCTGGTGGATCAGCTGCGCCGGGGCGGGGCCACCAACCTGACGGTGGCGGCGGACGGGGCCTCGCAGCGGATGCGAGACCTGGTGGACCGCAAGCACTCGGAGGAGCAGATCATCCGGGCCGCCACTTTCGCCCGGACGGCGGGGATGCGGCAGCTCAAGGTCTACAACGTGGTGGGCCTGCCCTTCGAGGGCGACGAGGACATCGACGAGCTGATCCGCTTCACCAGCGAGCTGTCGCGCATCCTCCCGGTGGCGCTGGGCGTGGCCCCCTTCGTGGCCAAGCGGAACACGCCCCTGGACGGGGCGCCCTTCGCCGGCATCCGCGAGGTGGAGGGGCGGCTGGAGCGGCTGCGCAAGGGCCTGCGGGGCCGGGCCGAGGTTCGGCCCACGTCCGCGCGCTGGGCCTGGGTGGAGTACATGTTGGCCCAGTGCGGCCCGGAAGGCGGGCTGGCGGCCATGGACGCGTGGCGTGCCGGGGGCAGCTTCGCGGCCTGGAAGCGCGCCTTCGAGGCCCGGGGCTGCGAGCCCTACATGGCCCGCAGGGTGGCGGACGGGCGGCGCAACCCCGTGCTGTGGCCCACCGTGCCGAAGGTGGCGCCTCCGGAAGTCTCCCCCCCGGCGTCCGCCGCCTGA
- a CDS encoding FtsK/SpoIIIE family DNA translocase: protein MTAKKGRAEKAVLSRQEIATKRRALADKRMKAGSGGSVAGRAITGVFVLAASLLSLLAVATFDAKDRVGPGFRNAVGPMGHLIAESLRGLLGVCAYLIPAGGIYTAMVLFVGSRERKRGAQIIALVLLTVSVSVLAQLMFAGDKGWAHPPGGALGAGLGGVMEGLFSTVGTVILVTAISAAALIVGTQYTFLKLCSLAWAGMCVLGNRVRESALVFWEAQKVAYKERQERAAQEKEEEAAFLAQLEADEEELAEAERLAAEAEAAEAEAMAEEAVRLAKQNEKEQAAAAKVALKESRDREKLEKQLAARNPTREDDSLPPVSPTAITEKPPARAEKRLGPGADPAWAASFLAPEPRPVPAGTENAEPPRGRRKTPNIVTGPAPSTPPVSALALASGQADDDEPIAPAVVPSLAAAPVAPAAASPAAIVPAPPSALAARMPLIVEPKAPPKPTAKKTQDQFEFVGDRKSFSLPPLDVLECDRQERTALDKDAFLVTAEKLRAKLADFGIVGEVVEIRPGPVVTMYEFLPGPGIKVSKIASLADDLAMAMEAMRVRIVAPIPGKGVVGIEVPNKDRETVYLKEIAEQDAFNKGASKLTMCVGKDIEGMPYVLDLAKAPHLLIAGTTGSGKSVAVNSMIMSILLKATPEEVRFIMVDPKMLELSVYEGIPHLLLPVVTDPKKAALALRWAVEEMERRYQLLSEAGVRNIAGYNKLVESTATEVKDAALEPAPKKKSKPKNVLVLDAPMTGGESMGVAAPRDDDEDMREAVVSEEAPEVPEVEAEPEDSEEDLVAAAAAEKAEKKQRQKLPYIVVIIDELADLMMVASREVETYVARLAQMARASGIHLMVATQRPSTDVVTGIIKANFPTRVSFMLRSKPDSMTILGTVGAEALLGMGDMLIMPPTSAHLQRVHGAYVSETEIKRAVDHLKAQGKPVYDESILKPRDEEGEGGGGEEDELSDELYDQALATVSEMRAVSISMLQRKMRIGYNRAARMIERMERDGVVGAADGAKPREVLIRGVGDMPGAGAM, encoded by the coding sequence ATGACAGCGAAGAAGGGTCGGGCGGAGAAGGCAGTGCTGTCCCGGCAGGAGATCGCCACGAAGCGCAGGGCGCTGGCGGACAAGCGCATGAAGGCCGGCTCGGGCGGAAGTGTCGCCGGGCGGGCCATCACTGGCGTCTTCGTGCTCGCGGCATCCCTGCTGTCACTGCTGGCGGTGGCGACGTTCGATGCAAAGGACCGGGTCGGCCCGGGCTTCCGCAACGCGGTCGGCCCCATGGGCCACCTCATCGCGGAGTCCCTGCGCGGGTTGCTCGGGGTGTGTGCCTACCTGATTCCAGCAGGTGGCATCTACACCGCCATGGTGCTCTTCGTGGGCAGCCGCGAGCGCAAGCGCGGGGCGCAGATAATCGCCCTGGTGCTGCTGACGGTCAGCGTGTCCGTGCTGGCGCAGCTCATGTTCGCCGGGGACAAGGGCTGGGCGCACCCGCCGGGAGGCGCGCTGGGCGCCGGGCTGGGCGGCGTCATGGAGGGCCTGTTCTCCACCGTCGGCACCGTCATCCTCGTGACGGCCATCAGCGCCGCCGCGCTCATCGTCGGCACGCAGTACACCTTCCTCAAGCTGTGCTCGCTGGCCTGGGCCGGCATGTGCGTGCTGGGCAACCGCGTGCGCGAGTCCGCCCTCGTCTTCTGGGAGGCGCAGAAGGTCGCCTACAAGGAGCGCCAGGAGCGCGCCGCGCAGGAGAAGGAGGAGGAGGCCGCCTTCCTCGCGCAGCTCGAGGCGGATGAGGAAGAGCTCGCCGAGGCCGAGCGCCTGGCCGCGGAGGCCGAGGCCGCCGAGGCGGAGGCCATGGCCGAGGAGGCCGTGCGCCTGGCCAAGCAGAACGAGAAGGAGCAGGCCGCCGCTGCGAAGGTGGCCCTCAAGGAGTCCCGGGACAGGGAGAAGCTGGAGAAGCAGCTCGCGGCCCGGAACCCGACGCGTGAGGACGACTCGCTCCCGCCCGTCTCCCCCACCGCCATCACCGAGAAGCCGCCCGCGCGGGCGGAGAAGCGCCTGGGGCCCGGCGCGGACCCCGCCTGGGCCGCGTCGTTCCTCGCCCCCGAGCCCCGCCCCGTGCCCGCCGGCACGGAGAACGCGGAGCCCCCGCGCGGACGACGCAAGACGCCCAACATCGTCACCGGACCGGCGCCGTCCACGCCGCCCGTGTCCGCCCTGGCCCTGGCCTCCGGGCAGGCCGACGACGACGAGCCCATCGCTCCGGCGGTGGTGCCGTCCCTCGCCGCCGCTCCGGTGGCGCCCGCGGCGGCTTCCCCGGCCGCCATCGTCCCGGCGCCCCCGTCCGCGCTGGCGGCGCGCATGCCGCTCATCGTGGAGCCCAAGGCCCCGCCCAAGCCCACTGCGAAGAAGACCCAGGACCAGTTCGAGTTCGTGGGCGACCGCAAGAGCTTCTCGCTGCCGCCGCTGGACGTGCTCGAGTGCGACAGGCAGGAGCGCACCGCGCTGGACAAGGACGCCTTCCTCGTCACCGCGGAGAAGCTGCGGGCGAAGCTGGCGGACTTCGGCATCGTCGGCGAGGTGGTGGAAATCCGCCCCGGCCCCGTCGTCACCATGTACGAGTTCCTGCCGGGCCCGGGCATCAAGGTGAGCAAGATTGCCTCGCTCGCGGACGACCTGGCCATGGCCATGGAGGCCATGCGCGTGCGCATCGTCGCCCCCATCCCCGGCAAGGGCGTGGTGGGCATCGAGGTGCCGAACAAGGACCGTGAGACTGTCTATCTCAAGGAAATCGCCGAGCAGGACGCCTTCAACAAGGGCGCCAGCAAGCTGACCATGTGCGTGGGCAAGGACATCGAGGGCATGCCGTACGTCCTCGACCTGGCCAAGGCGCCGCACCTGCTCATCGCCGGCACCACGGGCTCCGGCAAGTCGGTGGCCGTGAACTCCATGATCATGAGCATCCTCCTCAAGGCCACGCCCGAGGAGGTCCGCTTCATCATGGTGGACCCGAAGATGCTGGAGTTGTCCGTCTACGAGGGCATCCCCCACCTGCTGCTGCCGGTGGTGACGGACCCGAAGAAGGCGGCGCTCGCGCTGCGCTGGGCCGTGGAGGAGATGGAGCGCCGCTACCAGCTGCTCTCCGAGGCGGGCGTGCGCAACATCGCCGGCTACAACAAGCTGGTGGAGAGCACCGCCACCGAGGTCAAGGACGCGGCCCTCGAGCCCGCTCCGAAGAAGAAGTCCAAGCCCAAGAACGTGCTGGTGCTGGACGCGCCGATGACTGGCGGCGAGAGCATGGGCGTGGCCGCGCCCCGCGACGACGACGAGGACATGCGCGAGGCGGTGGTGTCCGAGGAGGCCCCCGAGGTGCCCGAGGTGGAGGCCGAGCCCGAGGACTCCGAGGAGGACCTGGTCGCCGCGGCCGCCGCGGAGAAGGCGGAGAAGAAGCAGCGCCAGAAGCTGCCCTACATCGTGGTCATCATCGACGAGCTGGCGGATTTGATGATGGTGGCCAGCCGCGAGGTGGAGACGTATGTGGCCCGCCTGGCGCAGATGGCACGCGCTTCCGGCATCCACCTGATGGTCGCCACTCAGCGCCCGTCCACGGACGTCGTCACCGGCATCATCAAGGCCAACTTCCCCACGCGCGTCAGCTTCATGCTGCGCTCGAAGCCGGACTCGATGACGATTCTGGGCACGGTGGGCGCGGAGGCCCTGCTGGGCATGGGCGACATGCTCATCATGCCGCCCACCAGCGCGCACCTGCAGCGCGTGCACGGCGCCTACGTGTCGGAGACCGAAATCAAGCGGGCGGTGGACCACCTCAAGGCCCAGGGCAAGCCCGTCTACGACGAGTCCATCCTCAAGCCGCGCGACGAGGAAGGCGAAGGCGGCGGCGGCGAGGAGGACGAGCTGTCCGACGAGCTGTACGACCAGGCGCTCGCGACGGTCAGCGAGATGCGGGCCGTCTCCATCTCCATGCTCCAGCGCAAGATGCGCATCGGCTACAACCGCGCGGCGCGCATGATTGAGCGCATGGAGCGCGACGGCGTGGTGGGCGCGGCGGACGGCGCCAAGCCCCGCGAGGTGCTCATCCGCGGCGTGGGCGACATGCCGGGCGCGGGCGCCATGTAA
- the plsY gene encoding glycerol-3-phosphate 1-O-acyltransferase PlsY translates to MPYALVLLGYLAGSIPFGVLLTRWLVGVDVRQKGSGNIGATNVTRVAGKKLGAVVLLLDALKGALPVALALRLLPGQPVLHVLVGLSAVLGHVYPVWLRLHGGKGVATALGVLVVLVPMAALAGAVVYAVILAVWRVSSLGSLAAGATAVGTSALTARAMEYAGLSAVLFALMLWTHRSNIGRLMRHTERRF, encoded by the coding sequence GTGCCATACGCGCTCGTCCTGCTGGGCTACCTCGCCGGCTCCATTCCCTTCGGTGTGCTGCTGACGCGGTGGTTGGTGGGCGTGGACGTGCGCCAGAAGGGCAGCGGCAACATCGGCGCCACCAATGTCACCCGCGTGGCGGGCAAGAAGCTGGGCGCGGTGGTGCTGCTGCTCGACGCCCTCAAGGGCGCGCTGCCGGTGGCGCTCGCCCTGCGGCTGCTGCCGGGACAGCCCGTGCTGCATGTGCTGGTGGGCCTGTCCGCGGTGCTGGGCCACGTGTACCCGGTGTGGCTGAGGCTGCACGGCGGCAAGGGCGTGGCCACCGCGCTGGGCGTGCTGGTGGTGCTGGTGCCCATGGCGGCGCTGGCCGGGGCGGTGGTGTACGCCGTCATCCTCGCGGTGTGGCGGGTGAGCTCGCTCGGCTCGCTGGCCGCGGGGGCCACGGCGGTGGGCACGTCCGCCCTCACCGCCCGCGCCATGGAGTACGCCGGACTCTCAGCTGTCCTCTTCGCCCTCATGCTGTGGACGCACCGGAGCAACATCGGCCGACTGATGCGGCACACGGAGCGGCGCTTCTGA
- a CDS encoding DUF2752 domain-containing protein: MKVLIPPRNRRFSTVDALGLAGILGLLVARYIPVARIIPFWGCVLREQTGWPCLGCGLTRVADRVSHLNFAGAWDANPLGTVAAFVFALLAVVAVLHLVFAMPIPEVQFSPREWAVLQVALPILIVVNYAWVVVKTRFPHLLL; this comes from the coding sequence ATGAAAGTCCTCATCCCTCCTCGCAACCGTCGCTTCAGCACCGTGGATGCCCTGGGCCTCGCCGGCATCCTGGGCCTGCTGGTGGCCCGCTACATCCCCGTGGCCCGCATCATCCCGTTCTGGGGCTGTGTGCTGCGCGAGCAGACGGGCTGGCCCTGCCTCGGCTGTGGGCTGACGCGGGTGGCGGACCGGGTGTCCCACCTCAACTTCGCCGGAGCCTGGGACGCCAACCCGCTGGGGACGGTGGCCGCCTTCGTCTTCGCCCTGCTGGCGGTGGTGGCCGTGCTGCACCTGGTCTTCGCCATGCCCATCCCGGAGGTCCAGTTCTCCCCCCGGGAGTGGGCCGTGCTGCAGGTGGCGCTGCCCATCCTCATCGTCGTCAACTACGCCTGGGTGGTGGTGAAGACGCGCTTCCCCCACCTGCTGCTGTAG